A genomic region of Methanosarcinales archaeon contains the following coding sequences:
- a CDS encoding methytransferase partner Trm112 has translation MKHELMEILCCPMCKGDLVLTIDEEDDKEIIKGSLFCSKCNEHYPIEDGIPNMLPPDLRD, from the coding sequence GTGAAACATGAACTAATGGAAATATTATGCTGTCCGATGTGTAAAGGTGATCTGGTCCTTACAATAGATGAAGAAGATGATAAAGAGATCATTAAAGGTTCTCTGTTCTGCAGTAAGTGCAATGAACATTATCCCATCGAAGATGGCATTCCAAATATGCTTCCACCAGATTTGAGAGATTAA
- the pyrG gene encoding CTP synthase (glutamine hydrolyzing), whose translation MKYVIVTGGVMSGLGKGITAASMGRILKNKAYDVTAIKIDPYINLDAGTMNPFQHGEVYVLKDGGEVDLDLGNYERFLDIELTSEHNLTTGKIYQTVINKERRGDYLGKTVQIIPHVTNEIKERIRKVAKNSGAEICLVEVGGTVGDIESMPFLEAVRQLHNEEDEEDVVLIHVTLVPMDAQGEQKTKPTQHSVKELRQLGLHPDMIVTRCKKPVLGDTKEKIALFCDVQAKEVISAHDAEDIYMVPLQMEQEGAADYLLSKLGLKPKQNLREWDKMVEKMRSSTGIVQVAVVGKYTDLEDSYLSIRESLKHAGIEAGCNVKASWIDAEELENDPKAIDNLSKFDGILVPGGFGVRGTEGKITAITYARENNVPYLGLCLGMQMAVIEFARNMVGYKDANSSELSATEHPVIDLLPEQEGVVEMGATMRLGDYYADLIPGSLAEKLYGTNHIVERHRHRYEVNPQFIEAIEAKGMKFTGKNKNRMEIAEIPGHKFFFATQFHPEFKSRPNRPSPPFLGFVQAMLDKNN comes from the coding sequence ATGAAATATGTCATAGTAACTGGCGGTGTAATGAGCGGGCTTGGGAAAGGAATTACAGCAGCCTCGATGGGACGGATTCTTAAAAATAAAGCATATGATGTCACTGCCATAAAGATCGACCCTTATATCAACCTCGATGCAGGTACCATGAATCCATTCCAGCATGGAGAAGTATATGTGTTAAAAGATGGGGGGGAAGTAGATCTTGATCTTGGTAACTATGAGCGATTCTTAGATATTGAGCTAACAAGCGAACACAACCTAACGACCGGAAAGATATACCAGACAGTAATTAACAAGGAACGTAGAGGCGATTACCTGGGTAAGACAGTACAGATCATCCCCCATGTTACCAATGAGATCAAGGAGAGGATAAGGAAGGTCGCAAAGAACAGCGGTGCTGAGATATGCCTGGTAGAAGTCGGCGGCACTGTAGGCGATATCGAAAGCATGCCGTTTTTAGAAGCTGTCAGGCAATTGCACAACGAAGAAGATGAAGAAGATGTGGTATTAATACATGTGACCCTGGTACCCATGGATGCCCAGGGAGAGCAGAAGACCAAACCCACCCAGCATTCTGTTAAAGAATTGAGGCAGTTAGGCCTGCATCCGGACATGATAGTCACAAGATGTAAAAAACCAGTATTAGGGGACACGAAGGAAAAGATAGCATTATTTTGTGATGTCCAGGCAAAGGAAGTAATAAGCGCCCATGATGCTGAGGATATTTATATGGTCCCCCTGCAGATGGAACAGGAGGGAGCTGCTGACTATCTTCTATCCAAACTAGGACTGAAGCCCAAGCAAAATCTAAGGGAGTGGGACAAGATGGTTGAGAAGATGCGATCGTCCACTGGGATCGTACAGGTGGCTGTTGTGGGAAAATATACTGACCTTGAAGATTCATATCTGAGTATCAGGGAAAGCTTAAAGCATGCCGGCATAGAGGCGGGATGTAATGTGAAAGCCTCCTGGATCGATGCCGAAGAACTGGAGAACGATCCTAAAGCTATTGATAACTTATCTAAATTTGACGGGATACTGGTTCCCGGTGGTTTTGGAGTTAGAGGGACCGAAGGCAAGATTACTGCTATTACTTATGCAAGGGAAAATAACGTGCCATATCTGGGCCTTTGCCTGGGTATGCAAATGGCAGTGATTGAATTTGCCAGAAATATGGTCGGATATAAGGATGCAAACAGTTCTGAACTATCAGCCACTGAACATCCAGTGATCGATCTGCTCCCTGAACAGGAAGGTGTGGTTGAAATGGGTGCGACTATGAGGTTGGGAGATTATTATGCAGACCTTATTCCGGGAAGCCTGGCCGAGAAGCTCTACGGCACAAACCATATTGTTGAGCGCCATCGTCACAGATATGAGGTAAATCCTCAATTTATCGAGGCAATAGAAGCAAAAGGAATGAAATTTACAGGCAAAAACAAGAACCGTATGGAGATCGCTGAGATACCTGGTCATAAATTCTTTTTTGCTACCCAGTTCCATCCAGAGTTCAAGAGTAGGCCCAACAGACCATCGCCTCCATTTTTAGGATTTGTCCAGGCTATGCTGGATAAAAATAATTAA
- the aroA gene encoding 3-phosphoshikimate 1-carboxyvinyltransferase, producing the protein MQTNINKSTLKGSIFAPPSKSYTHRAIVMSALTDQAVVHRPLISADTMASIYACRSLGATIIEENDKLIISGIKGRPTIPDNIIDVANSGTTLRLIMAVSALCDGETVLTGDDSIQTRPNTPLIEALNQLGAKVISTKDDGTAPIVVKGPMSGGEAVVDGNISSQFFSALLIACPLCPEESLIKVKGTLKSRPYVEITLDMLKMAGISIILNEDHSGYLTFTIPPGQSYSFSEYTVPGDFSSASYLLAAGALVGEEITVRGLFPSHQGDAAIIPILQDMGADLQWDKNHGIVNVRKSQLRGVTVDVSMTPDLVPTLAVLGAAAQGQMVIENAGHVRFKETDRLHAMTVELSKMGVNIKEEPDRLIIKGQEMHGSNVSGWHDHRIVMALTVAGFVVGGTTIDTAESVNISFPGFFENMKKLGGKIIID; encoded by the coding sequence ATGCAGACAAATATTAATAAATCCACACTAAAAGGATCAATTTTTGCACCTCCTTCTAAGAGTTATACCCACAGGGCCATTGTCATGTCTGCACTTACTGACCAGGCGGTGGTACATCGTCCCCTCATTTCTGCTGATACTATGGCTTCAATATATGCATGCAGGTCCTTAGGTGCAACTATTATTGAAGAAAATGATAAACTTATTATCAGTGGTATAAAAGGCAGGCCAACAATACCGGACAATATAATTGATGTGGCAAACAGCGGCACTACACTGCGATTGATCATGGCGGTCAGTGCATTATGTGATGGAGAAACTGTATTAACCGGAGATGATTCTATACAAACCCGGCCAAACACACCTTTGATAGAAGCATTGAACCAGTTAGGAGCAAAAGTAATTTCAACAAAAGATGACGGTACAGCTCCTATAGTGGTCAAAGGACCCATGTCAGGTGGGGAAGCCGTGGTGGACGGCAATATTAGCAGCCAGTTCTTTTCTGCTCTGCTCATTGCCTGCCCTTTATGTCCTGAAGAGAGTTTGATCAAAGTAAAAGGAACTTTGAAATCCAGACCTTATGTTGAGATCACATTAGATATGCTAAAAATGGCAGGCATCTCCATAATATTGAATGAAGACCATAGCGGTTATCTAACATTTACCATTCCTCCTGGCCAGTCATATTCATTTAGCGAATATACAGTACCAGGCGATTTTTCCTCAGCATCCTACCTATTAGCAGCCGGTGCTTTGGTAGGTGAAGAAATTACAGTTCGGGGATTATTCCCCAGTCATCAGGGAGATGCAGCCATTATACCTATCCTGCAAGATATGGGAGCTGATCTTCAATGGGACAAAAATCACGGTATAGTAAATGTTAGAAAGAGCCAGTTAAGAGGTGTAACAGTGGATGTAAGTATGACACCTGACCTGGTCCCAACATTAGCAGTATTGGGAGCAGCAGCCCAGGGACAAATGGTTATTGAGAATGCTGGACATGTCAGGTTTAAGGAAACGGACCGACTGCATGCCATGACAGTTGAGCTTTCTAAAATGGGTGTCAATATAAAGGAAGAACCTGACCGGCTAATTATTAAGGGCCAGGAGATGCACGGTTCAAATGTCAGCGGGTGGCATGACCACCGTATTGTAATGGCCTTGACAGTGGCAGGATTTGTTGTTGGGGGTACAACAATTGATACAGCTGAATCAGTGAATATTTCCTTCCCCGGTTTTTTCGAAAATATGAAAAAGCTTGGTGGTAAGATTATTATCGATTAA
- a CDS encoding coiled-coil protein produces MLEDMQKRKSDLKVKSEEYKEMRNELNTEASTLASKRNELNKGTKELIDEAQELKNLRDSNNASVRENKVFRDEFNEKANKIFAQIDTIRKDLNLSDGPSLKALSREIEHLEFRQQTEVLDSNKERELVETISHLTEEFKVKKQQLEGNLEIKTFFEDAQKLRDEASVYHDKVKEFADAAQEYHEKMIKTFKEADKIRVESDKVHRDFVKVQESADEQHRLFIKTQKEIRDFDKIIIGLKRKSKTGKETIAKAAVKKEAEDIYSQFKLGEKISTEDLFILQRSGMH; encoded by the coding sequence ATGTTAGAAGATATGCAGAAAAGAAAATCAGACTTAAAAGTAAAATCTGAAGAATATAAGGAAATGCGCAATGAGCTCAATACTGAAGCTAGTACACTGGCATCAAAAAGAAATGAGCTGAATAAGGGCACAAAAGAACTCATTGATGAAGCTCAAGAACTTAAAAACCTAAGAGATTCAAATAATGCATCTGTCAGGGAGAATAAAGTCTTCCGCGACGAGTTTAATGAAAAAGCGAATAAGATTTTTGCCCAGATCGATACCATCAGGAAGGATTTAAATCTCAGTGATGGCCCATCTCTCAAAGCCCTAAGCCGTGAAATAGAGCATCTCGAATTCAGACAGCAGACTGAAGTGTTGGATTCCAATAAGGAAAGGGAACTGGTAGAAACTATATCCCACCTCACCGAAGAGTTTAAAGTCAAGAAACAACAGCTCGAAGGGAATCTGGAAATTAAAACCTTTTTTGAAGATGCCCAGAAATTAAGGGATGAAGCATCTGTATATCACGATAAAGTAAAAGAATTTGCTGATGCGGCACAGGAATATCATGAAAAGATGATCAAGACGTTCAAAGAAGCAGACAAGATACGTGTCGAATCTGACAAAGTTCATAGGGATTTTGTAAAAGTTCAAGAATCTGCTGATGAACAACACAGGCTTTTCATAAAGACCCAAAAAGAGATCCGTGATTTTGATAAGATTATCATCGGTCTTAAGAGGAAGAGCAAAACAGGGAAGGAAACTATTGCCAAAGCTGCTGTCAAAAAGGAAGCAGAAGATATATATTCACAATTCAAACTTGGCGAGAAGATCAGTACCGAAGATTTATTCATACTTCAGAGATCAGGGATGCATTAA